A region of Chitinophaga horti DNA encodes the following proteins:
- a CDS encoding HAD-IB family phosphatase: MDFFVIDFDSTFTQVEALDELARISLENNPDREAIYKQIEDFTNLAMEGKLSFSESLEGRVKLLQANRTHLEQLVKHLKGKVSPSFARNTIFFRNHQEGVLIVSGGFKEFITPVVTEYHIKPENIYANTFVFDEAGNIIGYDRNNPLSKEGGKVILLKELALPGDVYGIGDGYSDFQLKESGLVKKFFAFTENIARKSVVEKADYITPSLDEFLYINNLPRAMSYPKHRINCLVIGKVDARVAERFRAEGYNVIERAHVDEVTIASAGILLCGEGVAVPLEQATRLKAIGLFGQAASPDFAVAACEKGIIVFDQTAGDVAEKVVFFMNEGSTSGSCNFTGFHPPRTENAHRLVHIHRNAPGVMAKIEAVFARHEINIVAQFMVSNRQIGYVITDIDTGYKPGLLKELREGVDTVRLRLIY, encoded by the coding sequence ATGGACTTTTTTGTAATTGACTTTGATAGCACCTTCACACAGGTAGAGGCACTCGACGAACTGGCCCGCATTTCCCTGGAAAATAATCCCGACCGCGAAGCTATTTATAAACAGATAGAAGACTTTACCAACCTGGCCATGGAAGGTAAACTGTCTTTTAGCGAAAGCCTGGAAGGCCGCGTAAAGCTGCTACAGGCTAACCGCACACACCTCGAACAGCTGGTGAAACACCTCAAAGGTAAAGTATCACCTTCCTTCGCCCGTAACACGATCTTTTTCCGGAATCACCAGGAAGGCGTGCTCATTGTATCCGGCGGGTTCAAAGAATTTATTACGCCGGTGGTAACGGAATATCACATCAAACCGGAAAATATTTACGCCAATACCTTCGTTTTTGACGAAGCCGGCAACATTATCGGCTACGATCGTAACAACCCGCTTTCTAAAGAAGGCGGCAAGGTGATCCTGCTGAAAGAGCTGGCGCTGCCCGGCGATGTATATGGTATCGGCGACGGTTACTCCGACTTTCAACTGAAGGAATCGGGATTGGTAAAGAAGTTTTTCGCCTTTACAGAAAATATCGCCCGGAAGTCGGTGGTTGAAAAGGCGGACTACATTACGCCCAGCCTCGACGAGTTCTTATATATCAATAACCTGCCCAGGGCAATGTCGTACCCCAAACACCGGATTAATTGCCTCGTGATAGGTAAGGTCGATGCCCGGGTGGCGGAACGTTTTCGTGCAGAGGGGTATAATGTGATCGAAAGGGCGCATGTGGACGAGGTAACGATCGCTTCGGCGGGCATTCTGCTTTGTGGTGAAGGGGTAGCGGTGCCGCTGGAACAGGCAACACGATTAAAAGCGATCGGCTTGTTCGGACAGGCGGCTTCGCCGGACTTCGCGGTGGCAGCCTGCGAAAAAGGCATCATCGTATTTGACCAAACCGCCGGGGACGTCGCTGAAAAGGTGGTTTTCTTTATGAACGAAGGCAGTACCTCCGGCAGTTGTAACTTTACCGGCTTCCATCCGCCGCGTACAGAAAATGCGCACCGACTGGTACATATCCACCGTAATGCACCGGGCGTGATGGCGAAGATTGAGGCTGTGTTTGCACGGCATGAGATCAACATTGTTGCCCAGTTTATGGTGTCCAACCGGCAGATCGGTTATGTGATCACAGACATCGATACCGGCTACAAGCCTGGCTTGTTGAAGGAATTAAGGGAAGGGGTGGATACGGTGAGACTCAGGTTGATTTATTAA